Sequence from the Argentina anserina chromosome 7, drPotAnse1.1, whole genome shotgun sequence genome:
ACAGATACCTTAGCGAAGGCAGCTGAATCACTGCAGAAGCAAGTGCACCCTCACTGAAGCAACAGCCCCTCATTTCTAGTTTCTGCAGACTAGGGCAACCCTTCGAAAACTCTTCAAGCCCTTTATCACAGTCACCAACATAACCTAGAAGCATCCATCTTACATTTGGACTATACCGGCCCACATACCCAAGCCCCACGTTAGTCAAACCCCCAGGGCGGAGATACAAAGCAAACCTCCGAAGCTTTTGGCAGCCCATCAATAAAGCTCTAACGCCATTGTCAAGTGGTAAATCTGATATCACCACTTCACGGTCAAGCAGTACAAGgcgaaaatcatttaaattttTAGAATGAGTCCCAATGCATTCCAGAGATAGATTTGTGATATCTGATACATAGACAGCCAAGTACTCCAGTTCCAGGCAACCCTGTGCCAAAGCCATCAGACCCCTCTGTGAAACAATTCCATCTTCGTCCTCCATCCCTTGCTCATCAGCACCTCTCTCAATTCGAAGCCTTCTCAGTTTCTTGCAACTCCGAGCAAGAACTTCTAAGCCTCTATCGCCAATGACATTCCTTGTCTGCCCATAACAGAAATTTATTAGAACTCATATGCAACTTTCAATACAGTTGCCCTTCCAAACTAAGGCACAGACACACTCCAGAAGATGCTATGGTTTTAAAGGTGTCATTTGGAATTTTGGACTCAAAATTGCTAAATGTCTTTAGCACAAGTAGGAGTTAAAAGCCGGATGTTAAAATTACTTACTTAGCTACAGACAACAAAATGGGTTTTGAATTAGATACTATACCAAAGATTAGATTAACAAATCGATCAACTTAAGAGTATGCTCAACAAATAGGGAATAATATACCAAAGAGTTAATGCACACCCATACTAATACTCACATGGACATGTTCTACAcacaaaatcacacatgcacataTGCCTACAAAGTACAGATAACGtcacaataaaatcagaaCTAAAGATTGTGTAGTTCTACCTCAAGAACTTGCAAGTTGGGGCACTTTTGGATTAAAGTACAGTGGTCTTCAGTGTCAAGCAATGCATAGAGGAGATCCAACTTTATGAGGAGGGGCGCTAATGGGAATACAATAGGCATCTCATTCTTCCCCATCATAGTTAGACCCAAACGAGATAACTTTCTTGGCAATGATACACCTGAGTACCTCTCGGATTGATCATTAAAGGAACCTCCACAAAATTCTTCTAGAGCAGCTGCATAACGGAAGAAACCCAGAAGATCCAAAATCTCACAGTCGCTAATTTTCACTGAGGTTAAGGACGGGCAATTCTTAGCTATGAGTTCGAGATCTTCAAATCTGATTCTGCCAAGATCCGTCATATAAAAGTTTAAAGTCTCAAGCACAGTATTGTTAGTAGCAAGCTCATGTAGCCATTCACCCCATTCATCCTCTTTCTCGATTATCAAGCTCTCCTCCAAGAGCAAGGTCCTTAAATCCCTGGGACACGATAGAATAATCAATAAATAACATATACCCTAATGGAAGGTAGAGAAAATCAGAATAACATGTctacaaaatcaaaataatttgTTTCAGAGTGTGCTGTGAGCATAGCTGCATGTGAATTGAAAACCATTCCTTCAAAAGCTTAAACTATAAAGCTATTAAATTCTGCTAAATTAAGTCATTTTTTTCTTAGAACTAAACCATATTTCATTAAATCAGTGATTTACAGAGTTTGCAATATATAGGAAACTACAAGATCAGTTTTGCAATCTACCATATCAATCTGATATAATTCAGCTAGCACAATATTATCAGAATTAAAACCAATGCTATATTAAACCTACTAACACTACCACAATTGTCATAACAGATCCTAGATTTAAGGAACACAAGACTCTTGTTCAGTAACACTATTTCTCAGGTTCAATCTTCTAAGACAAATTCTTGTAGTAATTCGAGCATCATTTCTCAAAACTAAGTGTTACAATGGAGCGCTTGTTTCTTTATTTCCTGGATAATGGGGTTAAAATAAAGGTTTGCATGTGGGTGGGTGTGGGTGTGGGTGTGGGTGTGGGTGTGGGTGTGGAGCAAAGTAGGTTTCCTGAGTACAACCCTTTAAGAGTATAACAAGCATCGCAGCCAAGGTTACCATTAAGCTCTTTATTCACATTGGTGAGGCATCATATTATAACTAAGGTTTTAGTCTGTGACTTAATCCATACTGCAACAAATTGGCTGTATCAAGATGAAACAATAAACAACGAAAAATTTTGTTTGATACTTCTTTGAATGAATCAAAAGTAATCAGTCCAATAATGTCCATACTCATACATTCATACTAGGCATAAATCTCCCCCTGACCAATATGCAATTATAACCTTAATGACAACATTATTCAATCTAACGAAATAGTTTAGTTGAATAACTGCAGCCCTAAACATTTCCACATTCACAATTCAACAAAGCAGAAATGAAATATCCAGCTACGTTATAATTGATACCTGCAGGAGCGAGTGATATGGGCAAGGCCGTCAGTCGAAAACCCCGAGCACTTGTCCAGCTTAAGACACAGAAGCTCCTTGCCGCGCGACCTAGCCAAGAGCTCCAGGTCCGAATCCCTCACAATCATTCTCCGGAAATGCAAAGTCTTCAAGCTCTTAAACGACTGGGCAATCTCCTCCACCCACGGCGTCACAAAGCCTCCCCAATCCTCCGGTATCAGATTAAACATCGCCGCCCTCGGCTTCCCCTTGAGCTGGAGCGACTTGAGCTGCCGGAACCGCCTCTTGAGCCGCTCGGGAGTCGTGGTGTAGCAGAGCGCGATGGTCACGTGCTCGCGCGTGAGCGCGTCCAGCTCGTACCACCGCCGGCACACCAACGAAACGGCGTCGCGGTCCTTCGCGTCGACGATATACGGCATCACGCAGCCGGCGACGACGTCGGACATTCCACTGTTCACTCTCGCGTTTCGATCTTCCATATCTCAACAGATTAAAACTCACTCCAAAATAATCAAAacgaaacaaaataaaaatccaaaATCTTTAGATTCAAAGCGCAATACTGAAGATCCACGACGAAGCTTCGAATCTTTAACCGCTCCAAGACTCACTCAGACTCCAAAACCACTATAAACACCGGAAAACCGCGACTAAGTGAATCAAGGAAGCTACGAAGACTGTAAATAAAATCTTATCTCGGAAAAGAGAGCCACCGGCGAAGCGGAAATGGATATCGAGGTCGCAAGATCTACGAGTAGCTGGGAGCGTCGAGGACGAGCCAGTCGGATCGGTGGCGGGGAGTGAGAGAAGCCATGGCGGGAAGGAGTGAGGATCTGATCAGCTGGAGGTGGCCGGAAACGAAACCGGCGGCGACAGTTAGGCGAGTTTCTGTGGAGGAGGGATCGGATCagacagagagagagtgtgtgtctaggtcaagagagagagaagaaaaatggAAGATAAAGACAATAATATATGGTTATACGGGGAGGTGAGTGACGTGGAGGAGATGGAAAGCAGGACGCGTGGCGTGATATGTGTGAGTGTGACTGTCAGTGAGGACAACAGGGCTGTCGTTAGAGCAGATGGTGTCTTGGGAGTTTTTTGATGAATGGTGTCTTGGGAGTTGATATAGCGGGTTATGTTAGAAGTGTGGGAGATTTTGTCCTTTGTTTAATTATGGGAGGAGGATCGAGGGATTAAATGaaatgggtttttttttttaattttttttgggtgtAAAAGTGAGCACCAAAGTATGAATGCAAAAGATTTGGACATTGGGGTATGGATCTGTAATCATTCTAGGTCACATTTATGACCTATAATGGTAAAATGtactttttgttttgaaaaataaaagtaaaactgTGATAATAGTGCGTTTCAATTCATTTTAGGTACTATTAaccaaataataataataattaattttaggtACTATTGCACTTGCGATAAGTTTGTATTGAGAAAATACCGATGCTTCTAATCCgattttaagaaaataaattgttaCAACTTTAGTTAATCTTAAGGAGGCTCTATTTTGAAATTGGTCGAGCAACAGATGATCACAAGAAACATGAAACGTATATGTGATTCCGCcgattggcatattcaatgaaTGATCTCAAGAATCATACATGCTTTTAGTTACATTGATCTGCACATTTACTGTAAAtatattagaagaaaataaattattacATCTTTAGTTATTATTATAAATTTGTTGAATCAAATGTCAACTCATTTGTATTTCAGCCGACATAATCAAGataacacacacaaaaaccGACAAAAAAGTTACCTCCTCTTCTGACTCAATAAACAAGCTATCTCTAAGTAAAGCTAGCTAACAACTAGCTATTACCTAAGTAAAACTAGCTAATAAAACCAAGATTCACCCACATTTCATGGTTATGAAGCACAAAACAACATGATACATATGATGTAGAAGACAAGAATAAATTTTAATAACTACACCATTATATCATTGTGACGCGATCCAAATTATGCATTTTTGACAGAGGGAGTAAACTCCGACTCTGTCGACTTTATAGACTGAACTGCATCATGAAACCGCAATCTGGAGGCCACCACATGCAAGTCTTTCAAAGACCCAGCCCAGTTACAAGCCCAACAAACCCAAGCCATAGCACCAATAGCCCAAACCCAtaagagaaaaaataaatgaggaGACTTGACAGTCGCCAGGCAGCCGTCATCGGAGACCAATGCCAGAAGTCGTCATTTCCGTCCTCACCACCAAGATCGGAATACTCCGTTGACTGGAGACTCCAGCTTCCATACCAAACTTTCAAGCCAAAACTCCTCCCTAACACGCAGCCATCAAAATCAACCATATCCATGGTCTAACCCGTTAAAATATGATATGGACACGAACCTATAAAGGTTATAGAACGCCGCCAACATCCTGCTACACCATTCAAATCCAATGTTGCCGTGTTTCGCCACCCAAGATCGATCACCCAATGACCTCGCAATCCAGTACTTAAAGTCTAATTCGAACTTATAAGTTGGAAGGCAATTGGTTACTCATAATCTTGACAAGAGGGGAGGACCTAGGTACATTGTTGAGTGGACTCAAGTCCACCCTTTTCTCACGGCCAAAAAATTCCTAAtgctatgtatatatatacactaatATATATAACCTTCTGAATAATTAAACTTGGCCCAATAGAATGTGTGAAGCCCAATCAGCTAATAAGACTAAAGACTAAGCATTAATCTCTTTTATCTCAACCACACAACCTTCAATTTTCAATGACTAAAGCAGCGCCCATTGACGAAGTCTGCGTTTCAAGCGTCATTTCCTTTGGTGCCTCGACGGTGCTCTCCGGCCTCCATCCACAGTCGAGTGCTTCAGCGAGTTCAGTCCCACacagcaaaaaaaaatattggcaAATTCAAGTCCACCCAAGGTTCTAATATTGGGTCCGCCACTGCTTGACAACCAAAGTTGGGAGTTTCCTCGCCAATACCGGAGGCTGGAAACGCATCACCCAGCCGCTCCAACCTCCTCCCACGACCCCATAATTAGTTGTCATTCAAACAGCACCCACGAACATCCAACACCGCCCCTTTCACATAACAAAATCCAAGGGAGAGACAAAAAATCAAAGCCAAAGTGACACACCAAGAAGGAGGAACACCACCACGACCCTTGATTATGTAGCTCCTTAACGAAGATTCACTGTTTCCAGCCATTTTCTAGGGTGGCCACTATcgagattttttctttctaaccctagcaaagaagagaaaagatagACACACTGAATGTAATTTCTGGTTACTTGGTTATTCTTACCAATGACTCTACATTAAAATTGGTCAAGAAACGTATAATCAACATATGTACCGTGAAgtaaattatattatatattttactgGTTATAGTAGTCTCTTATAAATTCTATTCTATATTTGTCACATAAATGTAACAAACTGAAATTGGAAGAATCTAAGTACGTAAATAAAGTATATTCATAATTACTTTTGATATTCTCCCTATAAATTTTCTTTAGTGGAAGTGAttgtctttcttttttctttttcgtttttttgGATATAAAAGGGTTTGTCTATTTCATCCCCTCGTAAGAACATGATTCAAGACAGTGACTCATGTGGAGGATCGTTAGCTTTGTCTGAAACAACAAACTCGACAACAACTTAATATTACTGGTTATCTTTTTAACTTTCACCACAACAACAGGTAGCTAGTAACTTTTCCTTCTGTTTTCCCTCTCTGTCTACCTTTATTACAAGCAGAAGCTAAATATTTGATTATTTGAACTAAAGATCGAAAATGATGGCTTATGACCTTCTGTTTCTAACCAATTCTAGGAAATCTGGCCCACAAATATCCCGGCCGGTTTCAGTCCAATTTTCTTACGTGTGGCCAGGTACAGTAACAGTGAGTGTGACAAATGCACATTTCAAGCATTTCATAATTTCCGATCCTTTCCTCAGCGGATAGGGATATTTCGATATGCAAGTCAAAGCAAGATAGTTTATCGAGCATATGACTCATTACTCTTACTCATTAGCTTTAGCTAGTTGTGAATGCAACTCCGGATTGggggtgttaattgaaaactgaaaaccgaaaaataacCGAACCATAAtcgaaaaaaaccgaagaaaaaaaaaccgcactaaaccgcaaaaaaacctcatcaaattgaaaattttggtgtggttttggtttcgGATATTTGAAAatcgaaaccgaaccgaaaaaccgaatatatatatatatatatatatattataaagaaattatattatttatagatatatttaatatacataattaaatatgttatcgattgagacccaaactttatcaaaattcggtgaattttttaccatatatgtatttatatatgctgatcacatccaacggtcgaaatttaatgatttgaattttagatattggaaccacaacatgtatactaatgtggtataacttgtttagtggtctttttgcaaatgtatgcatttgtgaagcaactatatcttataaatagaattttgcaaatctgtccgcatgatgcgttacgtatagtgaaatatggttatggtaaaaaaacacatattttcgataacgtttgtgtcccgattgaggcggtcaaccctttttacgcttattatcccctatgggtagccttatccctgaaaggtaaaaattttgaaaattttacacgagctacTACATCacatatgtgagagtgtgtgcatgaaaaaatccaccaaaactagtcaagaaggagggggtaagaacaaattcacttaattaaatgaaattaagttaatgttgaccacatcgatcgagacccaaatattatcaaaattagatgaattttttaccatatccgtatttaaatatgctgatcacatctgacggtcaaaatttaatatttttaattttagacattggaaccacaacatgccagCAACTCCCCCTGCAATGTTGTtatatgttgttgttgttgttgttgttgtta
This genomic interval carries:
- the LOC126801581 gene encoding coronatine-insensitive protein 1; its protein translation is MEDRNARVNSGMSDVVAGCVMPYIVDAKDRDAVSLVCRRWYELDALTREHVTIALCYTTTPERLKRRFRQLKSLQLKGKPRAAMFNLIPEDWGGFVTPWVEEIAQSFKSLKTLHFRRMIVRDSDLELLARSRGKELLCLKLDKCSGFSTDGLAHITRSCRDLRTLLLEESLIIEKEDEWGEWLHELATNNTVLETLNFYMTDLGRIRFEDLELIAKNCPSLTSVKISDCEILDLLGFFRYAAALEEFCGGSFNDQSERYSGVSLPRKLSRLGLTMMGKNEMPIVFPLAPLLIKLDLLYALLDTEDHCTLIQKCPNLQVLETRNVIGDRGLEVLARSCKKLRRLRIERGADEQGMEDEDGIVSQRGLMALAQGCLELEYLAVYVSDITNLSLECIGTHSKNLNDFRLVLLDREVVISDLPLDNGVRALLMGCQKLRRFALYLRPGGLTNVGLGYVGRYSPNVRWMLLGYVGDCDKGLEEFSKGCPSLQKLEMRGCCFSEGALASAVIQLPSLRYLWVQGYRGSPTGQDLLAMVRPYWNIELIPPRRVDVPDEIGEGVVVEHPAHILAYYSLAGPRTDFPDSVIPLDPEALINA